In the genome of Paramisgurnus dabryanus chromosome 18, PD_genome_1.1, whole genome shotgun sequence, one region contains:
- the lig4 gene encoding DNA ligase 4 gives MMESSSKSDATTQTSVAAEVPFINLCTVLEKIQKAKLRPDKATILKDFIDSWRNFHAALHKNNTSTTDSFYPAIRLIVPQFERERMAYGIKENMLAKLYIDVLGLPKNGSEANKLLHYRAPTTSQGESGDFALMAYFVLKSRITSKSNLSIKEINDFLDSVAINNASKQKDQVKKSLLHVITQSSALEQKWLIRMILKDMKLGISKETILKVFHPDAPEFYNVTTNLDKVCRELHDPSVSLSDVSINMFSAFKPMLAAVANVGQIEKQMGNRPFYIETKLDGERIQLHKAGDVYKYFTRNSYEYTQQFGASPLEGSLTPYIHNVFKPNVVNCILDGEMMAYNPTAETFMQKGSKFDIKRLVDDSDLQTCFCVFDVLLLNDQKLGNEPLKKRYEILHTIFTPIKGRIQLVSKSEGRTTQEVVNALNEAIDSREEGIMIKDPMSIYKPDKRGKEWLKIKPEYVDGLMDELDLLIVGGYWGKGRRSGMLSHFLCAVAEEPSPGEKPTVFHTICRIGSGYTLKELYDLGLKLAKHWKIYNKNSPPASILCGTEKPEVYIEPRNSVIIQVKAAEIVSSDMYKTNCTLRFPRIERIREDKEWHQCMTLPELSQYRSKASGKLASRHLNYQEDQPEKKKRKLVVKPKKTIGVIDHFKSQDLSAVTKETDMFEGVEFCVINGNDKRSKSELERDVARCGGIVVQNPGKDTYCVIAAVQNMRVKNLVSSNQHDVVWATWLVECLEKKQVVPWQPRHMIHMSPPTREHFAKEYDKYGDSYYVDTNEQQVMDVFGRIGPVDESPSVAQIEEKFAWDDLLTSIFRPYCAYFDRCADLGDAKTLIRGTRLDTRALEFRFHGGTVVEELKEGISHVIVDGEGRILDLKTLRRLYTKKFKIVRESWVTDSIEAGHVVNDVDYLV, from the coding sequence ATGATGGAAAGTTCTTCAAAAAGTGATGCCACAACACAAACATCAGTTGCTGCGGAGGTTCCCTTCATCAACCTCTGCACCGTTCTGGAGAAAATCCAGAAGGCCAAACTCCGACCGGATAAAGCCACAATCCTGAAGGACTTCATTGATTCCTGGAGGAATTTCCACGCAGCGCTTCACAAGAACAACACGAGCACCACAGACTCGTTTTACCCGGCCATACGTCTCATCGTGCCTCAGTTTGAGCGAGAGCGAATGGCTTACGGAATAAAAGAGAACATGCTGGCCAAACTTTATATTGACGTTTTGGGTCTACCTAAAAATGGGTCTGAAGCAAACAAACTTCTACATTACAGAGCCCCGACTACATCTCAAGGGGAATCAGGTGACTTTGCCCTCATGGCCTATTTTGTCCTCAAAAGCAGGATCACAAGTAAAAGTAACCTAAGCATTAAAGAGATCAATGACTTTTTGGATTCAGTAGCTATCAACAATGCCAGCAAACAGAAGGATCAGGTGAAAAAAAGCCTTTTGCATGTGATAACCCAAAGCTCAGCATTGGAACAGAAGTGGCTTATTCGAATGATCCTTAAGGATATGAAACTCGGCATTAGCAAGGAAACAATACTGAAGGTTTTCCATCCAGACGCACCAGAATTTTACAATGTCACCACAAATCTGGATAAAGTGTGCAGAGAACTTCACGATCCGTCTGTGTCGCTGAGCGATGTgtccattaatatgttttccgCTTTTAAACCGATGCTGGCCGCCGTCGCCAATGTCGGACAAATAGAGAAGCAAATGGGCAACCGGCCGTTCTATATCGAGACAAAACTTGATGGTGAACGCATTCAGTTGCACAAAGCTGGGGATGTATACAAATACTTTACCAGGAACTCTTACGAGTACACGCAACAGTTTGGAGCCTCTCCCCTGGAGGGTTCGCTCACACCCTACATTCACAACGTCTTCAAACCTAATGTCGTGAACTGCATACTGGACGGAGAGATGATGGCCTATAACCCTACGGCTGAGACCTTCATGCAGAAAGGCAGCAAGTTTGACATTAAAAGGTTGGTGGACGACTCCGACTTGCAAACATGCTTTTGTGTGTTTGATGTCCTTTTGTTAAATGACCAGAAATTGGGAAATGAACCGCTGAAGAAGCGTTACGAAATTCTTCACACCATCTTCACCCCCATCAAAGGTCGAATCCAGCTGGTGTCTAAATCCGAAGGTAGAACCACGCAAGAAGTGGTGAACGCCCTCAATGAAGCCATTGATAGTCGGGAAGAGGGGATTATGATTAAGGATCCCATGTCCATCTACAAACCGGATAAACGTGGTAAAGAATGGCTGAAAATTAAACCTGAATATGTAGATGGTCTGATGGATGAACTCGATCTGTTGATAGTTGGTGGCTACTGGGGTAAAGGCAGAAGAAGCGGCATGCTCTCGCATTTTCTCTGCGCGGTAGCCGAGGAGCCGAGTCCTGGGGAGAAGCCGACGGTGTTCCACACTATCTGTCGCATCGGATCGGGCTACACTTTGAAAGAGCTTTATGATCTCGGGCTGAAGTTGGCCAAGCATTggaaaatatacaacaaaaacaGTCCTCCGGCATCCATCTTATGCGGAACGGAAAAACCGGAGGTCTACATAGAACCGCGGAATTCTGTGATCATACAAGTCAAAGCGGCAGAGATCGTTTCCAGCGATATGTACAAAACCAACTGCACGTTACGTTTTCCCAGAATAGAACGAATCCGAGAAGATAAAGAATGGCACCAGTGCATGACATTGCCTGAACTGAGTCAATACCGTTCCAAAGCTTCTGGAAAGCTGGCATCCAGACATCTCAACTACCAAGAGGATCAGCCTGAAAAGAAAAAGCGCAAACTAGTGGTCAAACCCAAGAAAACCATCGGTGTTATTGACCACTTTAAATCTCAGGATTTATCGGCGGTCACCAAAGAGACGGATATGTTCGAAGGGGTGGAGTTTTGCGTGATCAACGGAAACGATAAACGTTCCAAGTCGGAGCTTGAGAGGGACGTGGCCCGCTGCGGAGGCATTGTCGTGCAGAACCCTGGAAAGGATACGTACTGCGTGATCGCTGCTGTGCAAAACATGAGAGTTAAGAACCTCGTCTCCTCAAACCAACACGATGTGGTGTGGGCCACTTGGCTTGTTGAGTGTTTGGAGAAAAAGCAGGTTGTGCCGTGGCAGCCGCGTCACATGATCCACATGTCGCCTCCCACAAGGGAACACTTTGCCAAGGAGTACGATAAGTATGGAGACAGTTATTACGTCGACACAAATGAACAGCAGGTCATGGATGTGTTCGGAAGGATTGGACCTGTAGATGAATCTCCATCTGTGGCACAGATCGAAGAAAAGTTTGCCTGGGATGACTTGCTTACTAGCATTTTTAGGCCTTATTGCGCATACTTTGATCGGTGTGCCGACTTAGGAGATGCAAAAACCCTCATCCGGGGAACACGTTTGGACACGCGAGCTTTAGAATTTCGATTCCATGGTGGTACAGTTGTGGAGGAACTGAAGGAAGGAATCTCGCATGTCATAGTAGATGGAGAGGGAAGGATTCTGGACTTGAAGACGCTGAGACGTCTTTATACAAAGAAGTTCAAAATCGTTCGGGAATCGTGGGTGACCGATTCCATCGAAGCAGGCCATGTAGTGAATGATGTTGACTACCTCGTATAA